In Streptomyces sclerotialus, the DNA window AGGAGGGCGTCTCGGCGCTCGCCGGTTACGGCGGCATCTTCCAGCGCAACACCAAGGCCTCGGGTGTCATCCCGCAGATCTCGGTGATGCTCGGCCCGTGCGCGGGCGGCGCGGCCTACAGCCCGGCGCTGACGGACTTCGTGTTCATGGTGCGGGAGACCTCGCAGATGTTCATCACCGGACCCGACGTGGTCCGCGCGGTGACCGGCGAGGAGATCACCCAGGACGGGCTGGGCGGCGCGGACGTGCACGCCGAGACCTCGGGCGTGTGCCACTTCGCGTACGACGACGAGGCCACCTGCCTGGAGGAGGTCCGTTACCTCCTCTCCCTGCTGCCGTCCAACAACCGTGAGAACCCGCCGTCGGTGCCCTGCGACGACCCGGCGGAGCGTACGGGGGATGCGCTGCTGGACCTGGTGCCGGCCGACGGCAACCGCCCGTACGACATGCGCAAGGTCATCGAGGAGCTCGTCGACGACGGCGAGTTCCTGGAGGTCCACGAGCGCTGGGCGACCAACATCATCTGTGCGCTGTCCCGCATGGACGGCGAGGTCGTCGGCATCATCGCCAACCAGCCGCAGTCGCTGGCGGGCGTGCTGGACATCGAGGCGTCGGAGAAGGCCGCCCGCTTCGTCCAGATGTGCGACGCTTTCAACATCCCGATCCTCACGCTGCTGGACGTCCCCGGCTTCCTGCCGGGCGTCGACCAGGAGCACGGCGGGATCATCCGGCACGGCGCGAAGCTGCTGTACGCGTACTGCAACGCCACCGTGCCGCGGATCTCGGTCGTGCTGCGCAAGGCCTACGGCGGTGCTTACATCGTCATGGACTCCCAGTCCATCGGCGCCGACCTCACCTACGCCTGGCCGACCAACGAGATCGCCGTGATGGGCGCCGAGGGCGCGGCCAACGTGATCTTCCGCAAGCAGATCGCCGAGGCGGACGACCCCGAGGCCATGCGGGCGCGCATGGTCAAGGAGTACAAGTCCGAGCTGATGCACCCGTACTACGCGGCCGAGCGCGGCCTGGTGGACGACGTGATCGACCCGGCCGAGACCCGCGAGGTGCTGATCCGCTCGCTGGCCATGCTCCGGTCCAAGCACGCCGACCTGCCGGCCCGCAAGCACGGCAACCCGCCGCAGTGATCCCGTTACCGCTCTGTACCGCAGCACCCCTGCGACCTTGGAGACGACGAAAGTGAACCCTGCCGATATCTCCGACCGTTCCCTGGTCCGCGTCGAGAAGGGCGAGGCCAGCGAGGAGGAGCTCGCCGCGCTGACCGCGGTGCTGCTGGCGCGCGCCGCGCACCGGCCGGCCGCCGTCCCGGCGCAGCCGCACGCCACGGCGGCCCGCTGGCGCCGACTGGAGCGCCAGCGCGGCTTCCACGGCGCGCGCTCCTGGCAGCGGTGACGCGAAGTACGTACGAAGGGCCCCGCACACCTCGGTGTGCGGGGCCCTTCGGCGTGCCGGGGCGGTCAGGTGCGTACCGCGCCGGCCGCCTCGACCGCGGGCGCCGGGGGAGTGGTGTCCGCGGTCGCCTCGGGCAGCTTCAGGTACAGGGTCATCAGCGACGAGGCGACGTACAGCGCGGCGAAGATGACGACGACGCCGGCCGGGCCGACCGGGGTCAGGAAGAGGCTGACGATGGCGGGGCCGACGAAGGCCGCGCCGCCCGCGCCGAGGTTCAGCAGGGCCATGGCGCCGCCCTTGTTCTCCGGGGCCAGCGCCGGGATCAGCGCGGAGATGGGGACGAAGCCGGCCAGGGTGATGCCGTAGAGCATGCCGCAGACGATCGCGACCGGGTAGTTGCTGCCGACGGCCTGCGGCACGAAGTACAGCGTCAGGGTCGTCACCGCGCAGCCGATGCCGCCGAAGGAGGCGATCGTCCTCCGCCACCCGATCTTGTCGCCGACGACGCCGAAGACCAG includes these proteins:
- a CDS encoding acyl-CoA carboxylase epsilon subunit produces the protein MNPADISDRSLVRVEKGEASEEELAALTAVLLARAAHRPAAVPAQPHATAARWRRLERQRGFHGARSWQR
- a CDS encoding acyl-CoA carboxylase subunit beta, with translation MTTVEDAPAEANDARGRVAELHAIREQARRGPSERATEAQRAKGKLTARERIDLLLDEGSFNEVEPLRRHRATGFGLENKKPYTDGVITGWGTVHGRTVFVYAHDFRIFGGALGEAHATKIHKIMDMAIQAGAPLVSLNDGAGARIQEGVSALAGYGGIFQRNTKASGVIPQISVMLGPCAGGAAYSPALTDFVFMVRETSQMFITGPDVVRAVTGEEITQDGLGGADVHAETSGVCHFAYDDEATCLEEVRYLLSLLPSNNRENPPSVPCDDPAERTGDALLDLVPADGNRPYDMRKVIEELVDDGEFLEVHERWATNIICALSRMDGEVVGIIANQPQSLAGVLDIEASEKAARFVQMCDAFNIPILTLLDVPGFLPGVDQEHGGIIRHGAKLLYAYCNATVPRISVVLRKAYGGAYIVMDSQSIGADLTYAWPTNEIAVMGAEGAANVIFRKQIAEADDPEAMRARMVKEYKSELMHPYYAAERGLVDDVIDPAETREVLIRSLAMLRSKHADLPARKHGNPPQ